From Streptomyces yatensis, one genomic window encodes:
- a CDS encoding penicillin-binding transpeptidase domain-containing protein yields MGAVGKVVFGAVAAGLLGVAGYGGYNLYTGVTGGDTTAPHDGPVTADETRRTAREFLDAWADGNDMLAAGLTNDAEAAIGALSGYRDDGHVEKVTVTPGTARGTTVPFTVQADVVFDKTRSSWTYASRLTVVRGRTTKKPLVDWRPSVLHPKLAADESVRTDLADNPPVRVLDRDGKELRQGRYPSLDPVLIALRARYGADAGGTARVEVSAVKADGTAGATLHVVKKGTPGTLRTTLDAGVQRRAETAVATRDGASVVALKPSTGEILAVANSDQAEFNAALQGQTAPGSTFKIVTAATLLEAGKVSPGHLVPCPKTAAYAQGMTFHNVEDSENPGATFAQDFAASCNTAFVSLAGAVPDGAVAQEARAVFGLGLNWRVGITTFDGEVPSGSGDDKAAAMIGQGTVQMNPLTIASVAATAQTGTFKQPVIVPRSVDHREIATSDRSLSPATRSQLRAMMRLTATSGTAARAMSGLTGDIGAKTGSAEIDGQPKTNAWFTAYRNDVAAAAVVTGGGHGGDAAGPVVRAVLKTG; encoded by the coding sequence ATGGGGGCTGTGGGCAAGGTCGTCTTCGGAGCGGTGGCGGCGGGGCTTCTGGGCGTCGCCGGGTACGGCGGATACAACCTCTACACGGGCGTGACCGGCGGCGATACCACCGCGCCCCATGACGGTCCGGTGACCGCGGACGAGACCCGGCGGACCGCGCGGGAATTCCTGGACGCGTGGGCGGACGGCAACGACATGCTGGCCGCCGGGCTGACCAACGACGCCGAGGCGGCCATCGGCGCGCTGAGCGGCTATCGCGACGACGGCCATGTGGAGAAGGTGACGGTCACCCCGGGCACGGCCCGGGGCACCACCGTGCCGTTCACCGTCCAGGCCGACGTGGTCTTCGACAAGACCCGTTCGAGCTGGACCTACGCATCGCGGCTGACCGTGGTGCGCGGCCGGACGACCAAGAAGCCGCTGGTCGACTGGAGACCCTCGGTCCTCCATCCCAAGCTCGCGGCCGATGAGTCCGTGCGGACGGACCTGGCGGACAATCCGCCGGTGCGGGTGCTGGACCGCGACGGCAAGGAGCTGCGGCAGGGCCGCTATCCCTCGCTCGACCCGGTACTGATCGCGCTGCGGGCGCGATACGGAGCGGACGCCGGGGGCACGGCGCGGGTGGAGGTGTCGGCGGTCAAGGCCGATGGCACCGCCGGAGCGACGCTTCATGTGGTGAAGAAGGGCACACCGGGCACTCTGCGCACCACCCTCGACGCCGGGGTGCAGAGGCGCGCGGAGACGGCGGTGGCCACCCGCGACGGCGCCTCCGTGGTGGCGCTCAAGCCCAGCACCGGGGAGATCCTGGCGGTGGCCAACTCCGACCAGGCCGAGTTCAACGCCGCGCTGCAGGGGCAGACGGCGCCGGGGTCGACGTTCAAGATAGTCACCGCGGCCACCCTGCTGGAGGCGGGGAAGGTCAGCCCGGGCCACCTGGTGCCGTGCCCGAAGACGGCGGCGTACGCCCAGGGCATGACGTTCCACAACGTCGAGGACAGCGAGAACCCCGGCGCCACCTTCGCCCAGGACTTCGCGGCGTCCTGCAACACCGCGTTCGTCTCGCTCGCCGGAGCCGTGCCCGACGGCGCGGTGGCCCAGGAGGCGCGGGCCGTGTTCGGCCTCGGGCTGAACTGGCGGGTGGGCATCACCACCTTCGACGGCGAGGTGCCGAGTGGAAGCGGCGACGACAAGGCCGCCGCCATGATCGGCCAGGGCACGGTCCAGATGAACCCGCTCACCATCGCCTCCGTCGCGGCCACCGCCCAGACCGGCACGTTCAAGCAGCCCGTCATCGTGCCGCGCTCGGTCGACCACCGGGAGATCGCCACCAGCGACCGCAGCCTCAGCCCGGCCACCAGGTCGCAGCTCAGGGCCATGATGCGGCTGACCGCGACGAGCGGCACCGCCGCCCGGGCGATGTCCGGGCTCACCGGCGACATCGGGGCCAAGACGGGCTCGGCCGAGATCGACGGCCAGCCCAAGACCAACGCCTGGTTCACCGCCTATCGGAACGATGTGGCGGCCGCCGCCGTGGTCACCGGCGGCGGCCACGGCGGGGATGCCGCCGGGCCCGTGGTCCGCGCGGTGCTCAAGACCGGCTGA
- a CDS encoding ROK family transcriptional regulator — MKRTSRDIRTANRYGVLRHIVAQSPVSRQELAAATELSLATVANLVGELLDLGMLVEVGYEDSDGGRPRGLVAVNASGAALIGVDVAETYIHVELFDLALTVLARADEELRPEENDPGKVVAHIADAVSSVVEQAGVAADRVLGVGVSMPGQVDREGGVSVFAANWDWHDVPLLRLLAEHLPYPLHLDNPLRACTVAEQWFGAARGRSDAVVVNLGTGVGAGLALGGTLHRGVSNSAGEWGHTTLVLDGRQCHCGNQGCVETYVGAPGIMRNLRELSPDSPLLHPDDQTATIEALGRGLTAGDPVAVKVVHTTARYLGAALADLINLLNPEVIVLSSWVAAALGEPLLAEVRAAVAVRALRRPLASTEIVLCPIPSNPVSLGAATFALEGSLASVGLKNRRTTPRNRSTPS; from the coding sequence GTGAAGCGCACGTCCCGCGACATACGCACCGCCAACCGCTACGGGGTGCTGCGCCATATCGTCGCCCAATCCCCCGTCTCCCGGCAGGAGCTGGCCGCCGCGACGGAGCTGAGCCTGGCCACCGTGGCGAATCTCGTCGGTGAGCTGCTCGACCTCGGGATGCTGGTCGAGGTCGGCTACGAGGACTCCGACGGCGGCCGGCCGCGCGGTCTGGTCGCGGTCAACGCCTCGGGCGCCGCGCTGATCGGCGTGGATGTGGCCGAGACGTATATCCATGTCGAGCTGTTCGACCTGGCGCTGACCGTCCTGGCCCGCGCGGACGAGGAGTTGCGCCCGGAGGAGAACGACCCGGGCAAGGTGGTCGCGCATATCGCGGACGCGGTGTCCTCGGTGGTCGAGCAGGCGGGCGTGGCCGCGGACCGGGTGCTGGGCGTCGGCGTCAGCATGCCGGGGCAGGTGGACCGCGAGGGCGGGGTCTCGGTGTTCGCGGCCAACTGGGACTGGCATGACGTCCCGCTGCTGCGGCTGCTGGCCGAGCACCTCCCCTACCCCCTCCACCTCGACAATCCGTTGCGCGCCTGCACCGTGGCCGAGCAGTGGTTCGGGGCGGCGCGCGGTCGGAGCGACGCCGTGGTGGTCAACCTCGGTACGGGCGTGGGGGCCGGGCTGGCGCTCGGCGGCACCCTGCACCGAGGGGTCAGCAACAGCGCCGGGGAGTGGGGGCACACCACCCTCGTCCTGGACGGACGGCAGTGCCACTGCGGCAACCAGGGGTGCGTGGAGACCTATGTCGGCGCCCCCGGCATCATGCGGAATCTGCGCGAGTTGAGCCCGGACAGTCCGCTGCTGCACCCGGACGACCAGACGGCCACCATCGAGGCGCTCGGCCGGGGCCTCACGGCAGGCGATCCGGTGGCCGTGAAAGTCGTGCACACCACGGCGCGCTATCTCGGGGCCGCCCTCGCCGATCTGATCAATCTGCTCAACCCGGAGGTGATCGTGCTCAGCAGCTGGGTCGCGGCGGCCCTCGGGGAGCCGCTGCTCGCCGAGGTGCGCGCGGCGGTGGCGGTGCGGGCGCTGCGCCGCCCGCTGGCGAGCACCGAGATCGTGCTGTGCCCGATCCCGTCCAACCCCGTGAGCCTCGGCGCGGCGACCTTCGCCCTGGAGGGCTCGCTCGCGTCGGTGGGACTGAAGAACCGCCGCACCACACCGAGGAACCGCTCCACACCCTCGTGA
- a CDS encoding glycoside hydrolase family 2 TIM barrel-domain containing protein, translating to MSSTQHTPLPYYEDVSPGAGALPPRPWTPSSDAARLSLNGTWSFRLSPTATAEDDSFARPGYDARGWDELPVPGHWVLHGHGAPIYTNVLYPFPVDPPHVPAENPTGDHLRVFDLPGDWPEGGEAVLRFEGVESCARVWLNGEELGTFKGSRLPHEFEVGGLLQPSGNVLAVRVHQWSSGSYLEDQDQWWLPGIFREVTLEHRPEGALADYFVHASYDHTTGEGTLRIDSDPGGRVTVPELGLDLATGESATVPVEPWTAETPRLYEARLTTVGESVSLRVGFRTVVVEDGLLKVNGRRVLFRGVNRHEFHPENGRAVDLATMRRDLVLMKQHNINAVRTSHYPPHPAFLGLCDELGLWVIDECDLETHGFGVLEWRNNPVDDDRWTPALLDRAERMVERDKNHPSIVMWSLGNECGTGRGLSAMADWIRERDPSRVIHYEGDMSCADVDVYSRMYAPHEEVDQIGRRTEAPWGDPELDAKRRALPFIQCEYAHAMGNGPGGLGEYQRLFEAHERCQGGFVWEWIDHGFTRRAPDGRFYHVYGGDFGEELHDGNFVCDGLVFPDRTPSPGLIEYKKVIEPVRIEGDGADGTVRITNGHDFADLSPLVFSWSYAAEGEVIGSGELAVPPLPPGESAELKLPAAPAADAGAETGWTIEARLATATAWAGAGHTVAWAQFPATAPGSGRARALASGEAPRRDGDRIVLGPGVFDAATGALTSLGGLPLTEPPRLDIWRAPTDNDNGASWQPDERWGLIWRRFGLHRVRHRTDAVETAPDGALTVRTRVAPAAVDFGLETVYRWTADADGRLSLAVSVTPLGEWTCPLPRLGLRLGVPAALGDAEWFGGGPGEAYPDTRAAARVGRWALSVDELQTPYVRPQENGARIDVRWVRLTAPDGSGVRIEGEPAFWFTARRWTTEQLDAAEHTPDLEASNETVWVHLDHRQQGIGTQSCGPGVLAEHRLDVAPAEFSFTFSRLS from the coding sequence ATGAGCTCCACGCAGCACACGCCACTGCCCTACTACGAGGACGTCTCCCCCGGCGCGGGAGCGCTGCCGCCCCGCCCCTGGACCCCATCCTCCGACGCCGCGCGGCTGAGCCTGAACGGGACGTGGTCCTTCCGGCTGTCGCCGACCGCCACCGCCGAGGACGACTCCTTCGCCCGCCCCGGCTACGACGCCCGCGGCTGGGACGAGCTCCCGGTGCCCGGCCACTGGGTGCTGCACGGCCACGGGGCGCCGATCTACACCAATGTGCTCTATCCGTTCCCGGTGGACCCGCCGCACGTCCCCGCCGAGAACCCGACCGGCGACCATCTGCGCGTCTTCGACCTGCCCGGCGACTGGCCGGAGGGCGGGGAGGCGGTGCTGCGCTTCGAGGGCGTGGAGTCCTGCGCCCGGGTCTGGCTCAACGGCGAGGAGCTCGGCACCTTCAAGGGCAGCCGGCTGCCGCATGAGTTCGAGGTCGGCGGCCTGCTCCAGCCGTCGGGGAACGTGCTGGCCGTCCGCGTCCACCAGTGGTCCTCCGGAAGCTATCTCGAGGACCAGGACCAGTGGTGGCTGCCGGGCATCTTCCGCGAGGTGACGCTGGAGCACCGCCCCGAGGGCGCGCTCGCCGACTACTTCGTCCACGCCTCGTACGACCACACCACTGGCGAGGGCACGCTGCGGATCGACTCCGACCCCGGCGGCCGGGTCACCGTCCCGGAGCTGGGGCTCGACCTGGCCACCGGGGAGAGCGCCACCGTCCCCGTCGAGCCGTGGACGGCGGAGACGCCGCGGCTGTACGAGGCGCGGCTGACCACCGTGGGCGAGAGCGTCTCGCTGCGCGTGGGCTTCCGCACCGTGGTGGTCGAGGACGGGCTGCTCAAGGTCAACGGACGGCGGGTGCTCTTCCGCGGCGTCAACCGGCATGAGTTCCACCCGGAGAACGGGCGGGCCGTGGACCTCGCGACCATGCGCCGCGATCTGGTGCTGATGAAGCAGCACAACATCAACGCCGTGCGCACCAGCCACTATCCGCCGCATCCGGCCTTCCTCGGGCTCTGCGACGAGCTGGGGCTGTGGGTGATCGACGAATGCGATCTGGAGACCCATGGCTTCGGCGTCCTGGAGTGGCGGAACAACCCGGTGGACGACGACCGCTGGACCCCGGCGCTGCTCGACCGCGCCGAGCGCATGGTCGAGCGCGACAAGAACCACCCGTCCATCGTGATGTGGTCGCTGGGCAATGAGTGCGGCACCGGACGCGGGCTGTCCGCCATGGCCGACTGGATCCGGGAGCGCGACCCGTCCCGGGTGATCCACTACGAGGGCGACATGTCCTGCGCCGACGTGGACGTCTACTCGCGGATGTACGCGCCGCACGAGGAGGTCGACCAGATCGGCCGGCGCACCGAGGCGCCGTGGGGCGATCCGGAGCTGGACGCGAAGCGCCGGGCGCTGCCGTTCATCCAGTGCGAGTACGCGCACGCCATGGGCAACGGGCCGGGCGGACTGGGCGAGTACCAGCGGCTGTTCGAGGCGCATGAGCGCTGCCAGGGCGGTTTCGTCTGGGAGTGGATCGACCACGGCTTCACCCGGCGGGCCCCCGACGGCCGCTTCTACCACGTGTACGGCGGGGACTTCGGCGAGGAGCTGCACGACGGGAACTTCGTCTGCGACGGGCTGGTCTTCCCCGACCGCACCCCCTCCCCGGGGCTGATCGAGTACAAGAAGGTCATCGAGCCGGTGCGGATCGAGGGCGACGGGGCGGACGGCACGGTCCGGATCACCAACGGCCATGACTTCGCCGATCTGTCCCCTCTCGTCTTCTCCTGGAGCTATGCGGCGGAGGGCGAGGTGATCGGCTCGGGTGAGCTGGCGGTGCCGCCGCTGCCCCCGGGCGAGTCCGCCGAGCTGAAGCTCCCGGCAGCGCCCGCCGCCGACGCGGGGGCGGAGACCGGGTGGACCATCGAGGCGCGGCTCGCGACCGCGACGGCGTGGGCCGGGGCGGGCCATACGGTGGCCTGGGCCCAGTTCCCCGCCACCGCTCCCGGCTCCGGCCGGGCGCGCGCCCTCGCCTCGGGGGAGGCGCCGCGCCGCGACGGCGACCGGATCGTGCTCGGCCCGGGCGTCTTCGACGCGGCCACCGGCGCCCTGACGTCACTCGGCGGACTGCCCCTCACCGAACCGCCCCGGCTGGACATCTGGCGCGCGCCCACCGACAACGACAACGGCGCGTCCTGGCAGCCGGACGAGCGCTGGGGCCTGATCTGGCGCCGGTTCGGGCTGCACCGGGTGCGGCACCGGACCGACGCGGTGGAGACGGCTCCGGACGGTGCGCTGACCGTCCGGACCCGCGTCGCGCCCGCCGCCGTCGACTTCGGTCTGGAGACGGTCTACCGCTGGACCGCCGATGCGGACGGACGGCTGAGCCTGGCGGTCTCCGTCACCCCGCTGGGCGAGTGGACCTGCCCGCTGCCGCGCCTGGGCCTGCGGCTCGGGGTCCCGGCCGCGCTGGGCGACGCCGAGTGGTTCGGTGGCGGCCCCGGCGAGGCGTACCCGGACACGCGTGCCGCCGCGCGGGTGGGGCGGTGGGCGCTGTCGGTCGACGAGCTCCAGACGCCGTACGTCCGCCCGCAGGAGAACGGCGCCCGGATCGACGTCCGCTGGGTGCGGCTGACCGCGCCCGACGGATCGGGGGTGCGCATCGAGGGCGAGCCGGCCTTCTGGTTCACCGCGCGCCGCTGGACCACCGAGCAGCTCGACGCGGCCGAGCACACACCGGATCTCGAGGCGTCGAACGAGACGGTGTGGGTGCACCTGGACCACCGGCAGCAGGGCATCGGCACCCAGTCCTGCGGCCCGGGGGTGCTGGCCGAGCACCGCCTGGACGTGGCACCGGCCGAGTTCTCGTTCACCTTCTCGCGGCTGAGCTGA
- a CDS encoding aldo/keto reductase, with translation MEYTRLGTSGLKVSRVTLGCMSFGDPSRGNNQWTLDDERAEPIFREAVELGITFWDTANAYGQGASEETVGRAIRKYTRREDIVLATKVFFKMGDGPGGAGLSRRAIMEQVDASLARLGTDYIDLYQIHRLDPETPVEETMEALHDVVKAGKARYIGASSMWAWQFSKMQYTARLHGWTEFTSMQNQYSLMQREEEREMFGLLADQGVGSIPWSPLAKGRLARPWGEQTARSETDAVARQLMPHDDKPIVDAVQAVAAGRGVPMAQVALAWVLRNPVVCAPIVGPTRTGHLADAAAALSLRLTDEEAQRLQAPYTPRMPSGIQIPVAGPGAVPR, from the coding sequence ATGGAATACACGCGTCTCGGCACCTCAGGACTGAAGGTCAGCCGGGTCACACTCGGCTGCATGAGCTTCGGCGACCCCTCGCGCGGCAACAACCAGTGGACGCTCGACGACGAGCGGGCCGAGCCCATCTTCCGGGAGGCCGTCGAGCTCGGGATCACGTTCTGGGACACCGCCAACGCCTACGGCCAGGGGGCGTCCGAGGAGACCGTGGGCCGGGCCATCCGCAAGTACACACGGCGCGAGGACATCGTGCTGGCGACCAAGGTGTTCTTCAAGATGGGCGACGGCCCCGGCGGCGCCGGGCTCTCCCGCCGGGCGATCATGGAGCAGGTCGACGCGTCCCTGGCCCGCCTCGGCACGGACTACATCGACCTGTACCAGATCCACCGCCTCGACCCGGAGACCCCCGTCGAGGAGACGATGGAGGCCCTGCACGACGTGGTCAAGGCGGGCAAGGCCCGCTACATCGGCGCGTCGAGCATGTGGGCGTGGCAGTTCTCCAAGATGCAGTACACCGCGCGGCTGCACGGCTGGACGGAGTTCACCTCGATGCAGAACCAGTACAGCCTGATGCAGCGCGAGGAGGAGCGGGAGATGTTCGGCCTGCTCGCCGACCAGGGGGTCGGCTCCATCCCGTGGAGCCCCCTCGCCAAGGGGCGCCTGGCCAGGCCGTGGGGCGAGCAGACCGCCCGCAGCGAGACCGATGCCGTCGCCCGCCAGTTGATGCCACACGACGACAAGCCGATCGTCGACGCGGTGCAGGCGGTCGCCGCCGGGCGCGGCGTCCCGATGGCGCAGGTCGCCCTCGCCTGGGTGCTGCGCAACCCGGTGGTCTGCGCGCCGATCGTCGGGCCCACCAGGACCGGACACCTCGCCGACGCGGCCGCCGCGCTTAGCCTCCGGCTCACCGACGAGGAGGCGCAGCGGCTCCAGGCGCCCTACACGCCGCGCATGCCCAGCGGCATCCAGATCCCCGTGGCCGGCCCCGGGGCTGTCCCGCGCTGA
- a CDS encoding peroxiredoxin: MDIGDVVEDFELPDENGAVRSLSGLLADGPVVLFFYPAAFTPGCTKQACHFRDIAAEFKELGAQPVGVSADSVEKQAEFAHAYSFGYPLLSDPEGTVRERFGVKRGIAAVPTKRVTFVIDTDRKVLEIVKSEFRMGVHADRALDALRGRSA; this comes from the coding sequence ATGGACATCGGTGATGTGGTCGAGGACTTCGAGCTGCCGGACGAGAACGGCGCCGTCCGTTCGCTCAGCGGGCTGCTGGCGGACGGTCCGGTGGTGCTGTTCTTCTATCCGGCGGCCTTCACCCCCGGCTGTACCAAACAGGCGTGCCACTTCCGGGACATCGCGGCGGAGTTCAAGGAACTCGGCGCCCAGCCGGTCGGCGTCAGCGCCGATTCGGTCGAGAAGCAGGCGGAGTTCGCCCATGCGTACTCCTTCGGCTATCCGCTGCTGTCGGATCCGGAGGGGACGGTGCGGGAGCGGTTCGGGGTGAAGCGCGGGATCGCGGCGGTGCCGACCAAGCGGGTCACCTTTGTGATTGACACCGACCGCAAGGTGCTGGAGATCGTCAAGAGCGAGTTCCGGATGGGTGTGCACGCGGATCGGGCGCTCGACGCTTTGCGCGGCAGGAGCGCGTAA
- a CDS encoding amidase, whose amino-acid sequence MDTSCATAAARVCDRIEAADGEIRAFVPEPGRRERLLREARAADERWDGPGGRPALFGVPVGVKDIVHVDGLPTRAGSDVPAEALAGPQASLVDRLRAAGALVAGKTVTAEFAVTAPGPTRNPHHLGHTPGGSSSGSAAAVAARMVPLAVGTQTIGSMIRPAAYCGVVGFKPTHGRIPSDGVIANAPTFDTVGLFAPDMATLAPAAAVLCDDWRPSGDGGEVVGRRPVLGIPLGPYLDRADAEATRSFEERAGRLEAAGCTVRRLPFPDDFDRVVAERLVIGRYELARTHAVWFPRYAERYREETAEAIRQGQRIGDDAYAAALRERAAFRDRLVAAMDRDGIDLWITPAATGPAPYGLKSTGDSVMSLPWSYAGVPALALPAGRAAGSLPLGMQCVARPGADERLLGWALDLESALAGSSAPV is encoded by the coding sequence ATGGACACCTCCTGTGCCACCGCGGCCGCGCGGGTCTGTGACCGGATCGAGGCCGCCGACGGGGAGATTCGGGCCTTCGTTCCCGAACCCGGCCGCCGTGAGCGGCTGTTGCGCGAGGCGCGGGCGGCCGATGAGCGGTGGGACGGTCCGGGCGGGCGGCCGGCGCTGTTCGGCGTGCCGGTGGGCGTCAAGGACATCGTGCATGTCGACGGGCTGCCCACACGGGCCGGTTCGGACGTTCCCGCCGAGGCGCTGGCCGGGCCGCAGGCCTCGCTCGTCGATCGGCTACGGGCGGCGGGCGCACTGGTGGCGGGCAAGACCGTCACCGCCGAGTTCGCCGTGACCGCTCCCGGTCCCACCCGCAATCCGCACCATCTCGGCCACACCCCGGGCGGCTCCAGCAGCGGTTCGGCCGCGGCCGTCGCGGCCAGGATGGTGCCGCTGGCGGTCGGGACCCAGACCATCGGTTCGATGATCCGCCCGGCCGCCTACTGCGGGGTCGTCGGCTTCAAACCGACCCACGGCCGCATCCCCTCCGACGGCGTGATCGCCAACGCCCCGACCTTCGACACCGTGGGCCTCTTCGCCCCCGACATGGCGACCCTCGCCCCGGCGGCCGCCGTGCTGTGCGACGACTGGCGGCCGTCCGGCGACGGCGGGGAGGTGGTGGGGCGGCGGCCGGTGCTCGGCATCCCGCTCGGCCCGTATCTCGACCGCGCCGACGCCGAGGCCACACGCTCCTTCGAGGAGCGGGCGGGGCGCCTGGAGGCGGCCGGATGCACGGTCCGCCGCCTGCCCTTCCCGGACGACTTCGACCGGGTCGTGGCGGAACGGCTGGTGATCGGCCGTTACGAACTGGCGCGGACCCACGCCGTATGGTTTCCGCGCTACGCGGAGCGGTACCGCGAGGAGACCGCCGAGGCGATCCGGCAGGGGCAGCGGATCGGTGACGACGCGTACGCCGCGGCCCTGCGCGAACGTGCCGCCTTCCGCGACCGGCTGGTGGCCGCCATGGACCGCGACGGCATCGACCTGTGGATCACCCCGGCGGCCACGGGCCCCGCGCCGTACGGCCTGAAGAGCACCGGCGACTCCGTGATGAGCCTCCCCTGGAGCTACGCGGGCGTTCCCGCCCTCGCCCTGCCCGCGGGCCGTGCGGCGGGCTCCCTTCCGCTGGGGATGCAGTGCGTGGCCCGGCCGGGGGCGGACGAGCGATTGCTGGGATGGGCCCTCGATCTGGAGTCGGCCCTCGCCGGGTCCTCGGCACCCGTATGA